One region of Scophthalmus maximus strain ysfricsl-2021 chromosome 13, ASM2237912v1, whole genome shotgun sequence genomic DNA includes:
- the sned1 gene encoding sushi, nidogen and EGF-like domain-containing protein 1 isoform X1 has product MVLVLRALLPCLCTLLALDLLPGVYPAVPLEDFYPFGQDKGDLQTIAQDDGGSRLVEISVAFPFFGDRHTGLYVNNNGLVSFLREVSQFTPVAFPIAGDRRVVAPFWADVDNRRAGRVFYRESQAPSVLSRASADVRTYFSEFPGFNATWVLVSTWHQVTFFGGSSLTPVNTFQVVLITDGELSFTIFQYNNITWTTGMHASSGGNLAGLGGIAAQAGFNAGDGKRYFNIPGSRTADVVNVEGTTNVGYPGRWVFRLDKAHVEVGGCNNSASVCPHLRPCLNGGQCIDDCITGNPSFTCSCLAGFTGRRCQIDVNECASHPCQNGGTCKDQINGFICQCPPGYTGMLCETDIDECKERPCLNNASCVQGTGSFTCVCEPGYTGALCETDINECESQPCLNGGECIDRVANFTCVCPAVVTGTLCETEVVALQLNSTEAVNQTALCEGDDCETHQICEYAGSGTDNCTCAPGFYGDKCEEECLCENGGVCVDINGTCECPSGYTGPYCQFEVTQMPCSNSRTCPDGGPCLEYGGAYLCTCQTSAAELDPKDFYPYVQPRSVCDSSPCLNGGYCYERDGGYTCECKYGYWGKHCEKVRLNTCASGPCRNGGSCKEEAGSYRCVCPYRFTGKHCEVGKPDPCSSSPCLNGGTCFHYIGKYKCECTEAFSGRHCDISRSSLQPSAGLSCGPPPPVKHAEVQFFLTTPGSMAVYICHSGFMSVPRATQSICGIQGDWSQPPVCEEINACVSQPCLNGGTCQNKGGSYQCVCSDGFSGNRCQTDINECLSEPCKHGGTCEDQPGSYLCHCPQGFKGPDCEMEQDACDSNPCLNGGACRGYRRHYVCVCKGGFFGDQCQMLEDPCVLQLCGNRGVCRTDRRGNYNCLCKTGYTGKDCEKDLLPPSGLHVLRVEENEVELRWDEPEPSHSLISGFAVTYAPLGGRGDPKTDYLDRHQSTHVMRGLVPGLLYNISTFSVKRSTSRKDSSQPATALIRTRPRRVEQLQVVNVSSSQVWLSWLVQAARHAAVSRVHVSLLPSDGTEARTAVLNTSTAEYTFSSLLPGQMYTVDVLTQSGIRPDEFPSTSHSAGPLAFWTRPLPPQNLSLSHVTTNSALITWSRHPRSVPDGFVVNVTRGLNTRSRFLPNGKLGSYTLRELTPGQHYYLALTSVKSTGQEQIHSAPQHLAFSTLPMEARSPRRERPASGRTPPSSQPQDLGGTAETDNSQEFPRYTELIDRRGKITAKFPHLPRKAVRHRNKPEPPIRLEKMEETTNKISLALEIQEEGLRTKPELPQDCRGVPCQNGGTCVDGGDSFICDCAAGFKGRQCELSCQRVPHPCTRIYSETKSVPMWEDGVCHYLYKRTYKVQQDVCYREICEPVLPKKSQTRRTHRQQ; this is encoded by the exons ATGGTGTTGGTGCTGCGAGCCCTGCTGCCCTGCCTCTGCACCCTGCTCGCCCTGGACCTGCTGCCGGGGGTGTACCCCGCCGTCCCCCTGGAGGACTTCTATCCCTTTGGCCAGGACAAGGGGGACCTGCAGACCATCGCTCAGGACGACGGAGGCTCCAGGCTCGTGGAGATCTCTGTTGCATTCCCCTTCTTTGGAGACAGGCACACGGGACTCTAT GTCAACAACAATGGCCTCGTATCTTTCCTGAGGGAGGTGTCTCAATTCACGCCCGTAGCTTTTCCGATCGCTGGGGACAGGAGGGTCGTCGCGCCATTCTGGGCGGATGTGGACAACCGCCGGGCCGGGAGAGTCTTCTACAGAGAGAGCCAGGCGCCCTCCGTCCTGAGCCGGGCCTCGGCCGATGTCAGGACGTACTTCTCAGAGTTCCCCGGCTTCAACGCGACGTGGGTCCTCGTCTCGACATGGCACCAAGTGACTTTCTTCGGAGGCAGCTCCCTCACGCCG GTAAATACTTTCCAAGTGGTGCTTATTACAGACGGAGAGCTTTCCTTCACTATATTCCAGTACAATAACATCACTTGGACCACAGGCATGCATGCCAGCAGCGGAGGAAACCTGGCCGGGCTGGGAGGGATCGCAGCGCAG GCAGGTTTCAACGCCGGTGACGGCAAGCGCTACTTCAACATCCCTGGCTCTCGCACGGCCGATGTGGTGAACGTCGAGGGGACCACCAACGTAGGCTACCCAGGCAGATGGGTCTTCCGTTTGGACAAAGCACACGTGGAAGTGGGCGGCTGCAATAACTCTG CATCAGTGTGCCCACACCTGCGACCGTGCCTGAACGGAGGCCAGTGCATCGATGACTGCATTACAGGAAACCCCTCCTTCACTTGCTCGTGCTTGGCTGGCTTCACCGGTCGACGGTGCCAGATTG ATGTCAATGAATGTGCCTCACACCCTTGCCAGAATGGAGGGACGTGTAAAGACCAGATTAACGGTTTCATCTGCCAGTGTCCTCCTGGATACACTGGGATGCTGTGTGAAACAG acatTGACGAGTGCAAAGAAAGGCCGTGCCTCAACAACGCGTCGTGTGTACAAGGCACCGGCAGTTTCACCTGTGTGTGCGAACCCGGCTACACTGGTGCACTGTGCGAGACAG ACATAAATGAGTGCGAGTCGCAGCCCTGTCTGAACGGAGGAGAGTGCATCGATCGGGTGGCCAACTTCACCTGCGTCTGTCCCGCTGTCGTCACCGGGACGCTCTGCGAGACAG AAGTGGTGGCGCTCCAGCTGAATTCAACCGAGGCAGTTAACCAAACAG CTTTGTGTGAAGGGGATGACTGCGAGACACACCAGATCTGTGAATACGCCGGCTCCGGGACTGACAACTGCACGTGCGCTCCGGGCTTCTACGGCGACAAGTGTGAAG aggaatGTCTTTGCGAGAACGGGGGTGTCTGTGTGGACATCAATGGGACTTGTGAATGCCCCTCGGGCTACACAGGACCCTACTGTCAGTTTG AAGTTACCCAGATGCcctgcagcaacagcaggacGTGTCCCGATGGAGGCCCTTGCTTGGAGTACGGGGGAGCCTACCTGTGTACATGTCAGACGAGCGCAGCAGAACTAGACCCCAAGGACTTCTACCCCTATG tacAGCCCCGATCGGTCTGCGACTCCTCTCCATGTCTGAATGGGGGCTACTGCTACGAGCGGGACGGAGGCTACACCTGCGAATGCAAATACGGATACTGGGGGAAGCACTGTGAGAAAG tCAGACTTAATACGTGTGCCTCTGGCCCCTGCCGCAACGGAGGCTCCTGTAAGGAAGAGGCGGGCAgctacagatgtgtgtgtcccTACAGGTTCACTGGAAAACACTGTGAAGTGG GGAAGCCAGACCCCTGTTCGTCCAGCCCGTGTCTAAATGGAGGGACGTGTTTTCACTATATAGGAAAGTATAAATGTGAATGCACTGAGGCGTTCAGCGGCAGACACTGTGATATAAGCAGGAGCTCACTTCAACCATCTGCAG GACTGAGCTgcgggccgccgccgcccgtGAAGCACGCCGAGGTCCAGTTCTTCTTGACAACACCGGGCTCCATGGCTGTGTATATATGCCACTCGGGCTTCATGTCGGTGCCCAGAGCCACCCAGAGCATCTGTGGGATTCAGGGAGACTGGAGCCAGCCACCCGTTTGTGAGG AGATCAATGCGTGTGTGTCGCAGCCTTGCCTTAATGGTGGTACGTGTCAAAACAAGGGCGGATcctaccagtgtgtgtgtagtgatgGCTTCAGTGGGAACCGCTGTCAAACAG ACATAAATGAATGCCTGTCGGAGCCCTGTAAGCATGGGGGGACGTGTGAGGACCAGCCCGGCTCCTACTTGTGCCACTGTCCACAAGGCTTCAAAGGCCCAGACTGTGAAATGG agcAGGACGCGTGTGACTCCAACCCCTGTCTGAACGGAGGAGCGTGTCGGGGTTACAGGAGGcattatgtgtgcgtgtgcaaagGGGGGTTTTTCGGGGACCAGTGCCAGATGT TGGAGGACCCGTGTGTACTGCAGCTCTGTGGGAACCGCGGCGTCTGCCGGactgacaggagaggaaactACAACTGCCTTTGCAAAACGGGATACACAGGCAAAGACTGTGAGAAAG ACCTGTTGCCCCCCTCTGGTCTCCATGTGCTGCGAGTGGAGGAGAACGAAGTGGAGCTGCGCTGGGACGAGCCGGAGCCCTCGCACAGCCTGATCAGCGGGTTCGCCGTCACCTACGCGCCCCTGGGGGGGAGGGGCGACCCCAAAACAGATTACCTGGACAGGCATCAGTCCACCCACGTCATGCGAGGCCTGGTCCCCGGCCTGCTGTACAACATCTCCACCTTCTCCGTCAAGCGCAGCACCAGCAGGAAAGActccagccagccagccaccGCACTCATACGCACCA GACCTCGGCGGGTGGAGCAGCTCCAGGTGGTCAACGTGTCCTCGTCTCAGGTCTGGCTGAGTTGGCTGGTCCAGGCAGCTCGTCACGCAGCAGTCAGCAGGGTGCATGTGTCTTTGCTGCCCTCGGACGGGACTGAGGCTCGCACTGCAGTGCTCAACACCAGCACCGCTGAATACACCTTCAG TTCATTGCTTCCTGGTCAGATGTACACAGTGGACGTTCTGACACAAAGTGGAATCAGACCGGATGAGTTTCCCTCCACCAGCCACTCAGCTGGACCACTGGCATTCTGGACAA GGCCTCTCCCCCCACAGAACCTCTCCCTGTCACATGTGACCACTAACTCAGCACTGATCACCTGGAGCCGCCACCCGAGAAGTGTCCCCGACGGCTTTGTGGTCAACGTGACCCGAGGCTTGAACACCAGGAGTCGCTTCCTGCCCAACGGGAAGTTGGGATCATATACCCTCCGCGAGCTGACGCCAGGACAGCACTACTATCTGGCTCTCACGTCCGTCAAAAGCACAGGGCAGGAACAGATCCACAGCGCACCTCAGCACTTAGCCTTCTCAACCT TGCCAATGGAGGCCAGATCACCGAGGAGAGAGAGGCCAGCGTCTGGACGCACACCTCCCTCGTCTCAGCCACAGGACCTGGGAGgcacagcagagacagacaactCACAGGAATTCCCCAG atACACAGAGCTCATCGACAGGAGGGGAAAGATCACGGCCAAGTTCCCTCACTTACCGAGAAAAGCCGTTCGACATCGTAATA AGCCAGAGCCACCGATTAGATTAGAGAAGAtggaagaaacaacaaacaaaatcagcCTCGCACTGGAGATTCAAGAAGAAGGGTTGAGGACGAAGCCTG AGTTGCCCCAGGACTGCCGCGGTGTGCCCTGCCAGAACGGGGGTACGTGTGTGGACGGAGGAGACTCCTTCATCTGCGACTGCGCAGCGGGGTTCAAGGGCCGACAGTGTGAACTGT CGTGCCAGCGAGTGCCACACCCGTGTACCCGCATCTACTCGGAAACAAAGAGTGTGCCGATGTGGGAAGATGGAGTCTGCCACTACCT gtACAAAAGAACGTATAAAGTGCAGCAGGACGTCTGCTATCGAGAGATCTGTGAACCGGTGCTTCCCAAGAAAAGTCAGA CTAGAagaacacacagacaacaataa